The Bos javanicus breed banteng chromosome 21, ARS-OSU_banteng_1.0, whole genome shotgun sequence genome includes a region encoding these proteins:
- the TEDC1 gene encoding tubulin epsilon and delta complex protein 1 isoform X1 — MGRRRLRRPDPADAARALPEAIAALSRTLPAAPSPETFRRAKFDHPEAAPALWRLLFRVLSPLPADGASASLALEAQARWVKSALRSQGYPRRALVQLPDDGSQGGRELLLALAWLLARGPLPERLLTQSHVRLGDEIPVCECEALASPGLPAPSVGAEGCVDIRHLQWLMGKLRLQWRNLMASQQEQCALLGKIHSYTRGCHSDRSLGHLSVTETELLRDPEGGRQLLRRLEMENARLEAALEWRHRELIFWQWMDTVLDACSPEASPLTFLPRIPEPGPGAVRLLARELQTLQEELREAAEARRAAWQAVVGGHGPEWRATRRALQTAVAQDLAALQRAWEQDEGRARPHGPRRLVRTEAKVPGGPGLWAAEATEALRAREACLEAVLRQLQGQCRQELARLAGARPGLIWVPPPAR; from the exons ATGGGGAGGCGGCGGCTGCGCCGGCCCGACCCGGCGGACGCGGCCCGGGCTCTGCCCGAGGCCATCGCTGCGTTGAGCCGGACGCTGCCCGCCGCGCCCAGCCCCGAGACCTTCCGCCGCGCCAAGTTCGACCATCCGGAGGCG GCCCCCGCGCTCTGGCGGCTGCTCTTTCGTGTGCTCTCGCCGCTGCCCGCCGACGGCGCCTCGGCCTCGCTCGCCCTGG AGGCTCAAGCCCGCTGGGTGAAGTCGGCGCTGCGCTCCCAGGGCTACCCGAGGCGGGCGCTGGTGCAGCTCCCGGACGACGGCTCACAGGGTGGCCGCGAGTTGctgctggccctggcctggctccTGGCCCGCGGGCCCCTGCCCGAGCGGCTGCTGACCCAGAGCCATGTGAGGCTGGGCGACGAGATACccgtgtgtgag TGTGAGGCCCTGGCCAGCCCTGGCCTGCCTGCTCCGAGTGTGGGAGCAGAAGGCTGTGTGGACATCCGCCACCTGCAGTGGCTGATGGGGAAGCTGCGGCTCCAGTGGCGAAACCTGATGGCCAGTCAGCAGGAGCAGTGCGCCCTCCTGGGCAAG ATCCACTCATACACCCGTGGCTGCCACAGTGACCGCAGCCTTGGCCACCTGTCTGTCACCGAAACGGAGCTGCTCAGAGACCCCGAGGGCGGCCGGCAG CTGTTGCGGCGGCTGGAGATGGAGAATGCGCGGCTGGAGGCGGCCCTGGAGTGGCGGCACCGGGAGCTCATCTTCTGGCAGTGGATG GACACAGTCCTGGACGCCTGCTCCCCGGAGGCCTCACCGCTCACGTTTCTGCCCAGGATCCCCGAGCCAGGGCCTGGAGCGGTGCGGCTGCTGGCGCGGGAGCTGCAGACCTTGCAGGAGGAACTGCGGGAGGCGGCAGAGGCCCGGCGGGccgcctggcaggctgtg GTTGGTGGCCACGGGCCCGAGTGGAGAGCCACGAGGCGGGCCCTGCAGACGGCTGTGGCGCAGGACCTGGCAGCCCTGCAGCGGGCCTGGGAGCAGGACGAGGGCCGGGCCCGGCCCCACGGGCCCCGCCGGCTGGTGAGGACCGAGGCCAAGGTGCCTGGCGGCCCGGGCCTGTGGGCCGCCGAGGCGACAGAGGCGCTCAGGGCCCGGGAGGCCTGCCTGGAGGCGGTGCTGCGCCAGCTGCAGGGCCAGTGTCGGCAAGAGCTGGCCAGGCTGGCAGGAGCGCGGCCTGGCCTCATCTGGGTCCCGCCGCCCGCACGCTGA
- the TEDC1 gene encoding tubulin epsilon and delta complex protein 1 isoform X2: MGRRRLRRPDPADAARALPEAIAALSRTLPAAPSPETFRRAKFDHPEAAPALWRLLFRVLSPLPADGASASLALEAQARWVKSALRSQGYPRRALVQLPDDGSQGGRELLLALAWLLARGPLPERLLTQSHVRLGDEIPVCECEALASPGLPAPSVGAEGCVDIRHLQWLMGKLRLQWRNLMASQQEQCALLGKIHSYTRGCHSDRSLGHLSVTETELLRDPEGGRQVRLVGPSCCGGWRWRMRGWRRPWSGGTGSSSSGSGWTQSWTPAPRRPHRSRFCPGSPSQGLERCGCWRGSCRPCRRNCGRRQRPGGPPGRLWLVATGPSGEPRGGPCRRLWRRTWQPCSGPGSRTRAGPGPTGPAGW, encoded by the exons ATGGGGAGGCGGCGGCTGCGCCGGCCCGACCCGGCGGACGCGGCCCGGGCTCTGCCCGAGGCCATCGCTGCGTTGAGCCGGACGCTGCCCGCCGCGCCCAGCCCCGAGACCTTCCGCCGCGCCAAGTTCGACCATCCGGAGGCG GCCCCCGCGCTCTGGCGGCTGCTCTTTCGTGTGCTCTCGCCGCTGCCCGCCGACGGCGCCTCGGCCTCGCTCGCCCTGG AGGCTCAAGCCCGCTGGGTGAAGTCGGCGCTGCGCTCCCAGGGCTACCCGAGGCGGGCGCTGGTGCAGCTCCCGGACGACGGCTCACAGGGTGGCCGCGAGTTGctgctggccctggcctggctccTGGCCCGCGGGCCCCTGCCCGAGCGGCTGCTGACCCAGAGCCATGTGAGGCTGGGCGACGAGATACccgtgtgtgag TGTGAGGCCCTGGCCAGCCCTGGCCTGCCTGCTCCGAGTGTGGGAGCAGAAGGCTGTGTGGACATCCGCCACCTGCAGTGGCTGATGGGGAAGCTGCGGCTCCAGTGGCGAAACCTGATGGCCAGTCAGCAGGAGCAGTGCGCCCTCCTGGGCAAG ATCCACTCATACACCCGTGGCTGCCACAGTGACCGCAGCCTTGGCCACCTGTCTGTCACCGAAACGGAGCTGCTCAGAGACCCCGAGGGCGGCCGGCAGGTGAGGCTGGTGGGACCAAG CTGTTGCGGCGGCTGGAGATGGAGAATGCGCGGCTGGAGGCGGCCCTGGAGTGGCGGCACCGGGAGCTCATCTTCTGGCAGTGGATG GACACAGTCCTGGACGCCTGCTCCCCGGAGGCCTCACCGCTCACGTTTCTGCCCAGGATCCCCGAGCCAGGGCCTGGAGCGGTGCGGCTGCTGGCGCGGGAGCTGCAGACCTTGCAGGAGGAACTGCGGGAGGCGGCAGAGGCCCGGCGGGccgcctggcaggctgtg GTTGGTGGCCACGGGCCCGAGTGGAGAGCCACGAGGCGGGCCCTGCAGACGGCTGTGGCGCAGGACCTGGCAGCCCTGCAGCGGGCCTGGGAGCAGGACGAGGGCCGGGCCCGGCCCCACGGGCCCCGCCGGCTGGTGA